AACCATCCAACCAACGGCTACCATGATCAAAGAAAAGGAACCCTTTACCGTCGTCGAAGAGTTGGCGACGAGTACTGTAAATCTTCGCACCTATTTCTGGGCAGATACTTTGAATTATAAAAAAGGCGTGCGAGAAATTAAAAGTGAAATCATTAGACTCGTAAAAGAAGTTTTGATGAAAGAAGGATTCTCCCTCCCATCTGATATCCAGGAAATCAAATGGTACGATCGTACAAAACCTTTCCCGATCGATATTTTATATGTATGTCCGTAACTTCCCATAATTCCGTATATTTGTTTGATAATTAAATAATTGAGATGAATATTTTTAGTTTTGGCGTAGAGTTTAGCAGTGAAGAGGATTGTATATCTCATTTCAAAGCAGAACGTGACAAAATTGGTGTTTCCTGCAAGTGCGGAAAAACTGATTTTTTTTGGATTAAAAGCAGATTAAGTTACGAGTGTAAATCTTGTAGAAAGCGAACTGCATTACGAAGTGGAACCATCATGGAGAATTCCAATTTGTCCTTTCTAGTTTGGTATAAAGCGATGTTTTTGATGAGTGCAACAAAAAAGGGATTTTCTGCTAAAGAAATGCAAAGGCAATTAGGTTTGAAGCGCTATGAGCCAGTTTGGGCCATGATGCACAAATTGAGAAAAGCAATGGGAAAACGAGATGAAAGATACACTTTAGAGGGCATGATTGAAATGGATGAAGGGTATTTTACAGTTGAATCTAGAGAACTGGAACAAGAGAAAGGGATTCGTGGAAGAGGTGCAGTTGGAAAGCA
This DNA window, taken from Kaistella carnis, encodes the following:
- a CDS encoding IS1595 family transposase; this encodes MNIFSFGVEFSSEEDCISHFKAERDKIGVSCKCGKTDFFWIKSRLSYECKSCRKRTALRSGTIMENSNLSFLVWYKAMFLMSATKKGFSAKEMQRQLGLKRYEPVWAMMHKLRKAMGKRDERYTLEGMIEMDEGYFTVESRELEQEKGIRGRGAVGKQNVAVMAESTPLENIETGETSKSCRYFKAIVLEDHTAEGINETIKESLAESSIVFTDQSTSYVDISQLVEIHISEKSSKETTKDTLRWVHIFISNAKRNLLGNYHKIKRKNLQLYLNEFVYKLNRRYFEDKLFDRLVIASITGV